The following proteins are co-located in the Lepus europaeus isolate LE1 chromosome 15, mLepTim1.pri, whole genome shotgun sequence genome:
- the CCNB1 gene encoding G2/mitotic-specific cyclin-B1, whose protein sequence is MALRVTRNTKINVENKGKMTMAGAKRVPVATAAASKPGLRPRTALGDIGNKVSEQLQAKVPLKKEAKTLPTGKIPAKKLPKPLETVTVPASVPESEPEPEPEPEAEPVKEEKPSPEPILVDTPSPSPMETSACAPAEEYLCQAFSDVILAVSDVDAEDGADPNLCSEYVKDIYAYLRQLEEEQSVRPKYLLGREVTGNMRAILIDWLVQVQMKFRLLQETMYMTVSIIDRFMQDSCVPKKMLQLVGVTAMFIASKYEEMYPPEIGDFAFVTNNTYTKHQIRQMEMKILRVLNFGLGRPLPLHFLRRASKIGEVDVEQHTLAKYLMELTMLDYDMVHFPPSQIAAGAFCLALKILDNGEWTPTLQHYLSYTEEALLPVMQHLAKNIVMVNRGLTKHMTIKNKYATSKHAKISTLAQLNSALVQDLAKAVVKV, encoded by the exons ATGGCGCTCCGCGTCACCAGG AACACGAAAATTAACGTTGAAAATAAGGGGAAGATGACCATGGCAGGCGCCAAGCGTGTGCCTGTGGCCACCGCTGCAGCCTCCAAGCCCGGGCTGAGGCCAAGAACGGCTCTGGGAGACATTGGTAACAAAGTCAGTGAGCAGCTCCAGGCCAAAGTGCCTCTGAAGAAG GAAGCCAAAACTTTACCTACTGGAAAAATCCCTGCTAAAAAACTCCCAAAACCTTTGGAAACGGTGACTGTACCGGCATCTGTGCCTGAgtcggagccggagccggagcccgaGCCAGAAGCTGAGCCTGTTAAAGAAGAAAAACCCTCGCCTGAGCCTATTCTG GTTGATACTCCCTCCCCAAGCCCGATGGAGACGTCCGCATGTGCGCCTGCAGAGGAGTATCTGTGTCAGGCTTTCTCGGATGTAATTCTTGCAGTGAGTGACGTGGATGCAGAGGATGGAGCTGATCCAAACCTTTGTAGTGAATATGTGAAGGATATCTATGCTTACCTGCGACAGCTTGAG GAAGAGCAATCAGTCAGACCAAAATACCTCCTGGGTCGGGAAGTCACTGGAAACATGAGGGCCATCTTAATTGACTGGCTAGTACAGGTTCAGATGAAGTTCAGGCTGCTGCAGGAGACCATGTACATGACTGTTTCCATAATTGATCGGTTCATGCAG GACAGTTGTGTACCCAAGAAGATGCTGCAGCTGGTTGGTGTcactgccatgtttattgcaagcAAATATGAAGAAATGTACCCTCCAGAAATTGGTGACTTTGCTTTTGTGACTAACAACACGTACACTAAGCACCAAATCAGACAGATGGAAATGAAGATTCTCAGAGTTTTAAACTTTGGCCTGGGTCGCCCTCTCCCCCTACACTTCCTTCGGAGAGCATCCAAGATTGGAGAG GTTGATGTTGAGCAACATACTTTGGCCAAATACCTGATGGAACTGACTATGCTGGACTATGATATGGTGCACTTTCCTCCTTCTCAAATTGCAGCAGGAGCTTTTTGCTTAGCACTGAAAATTCTTGATAATGGTGAATGG ACGCCAACTCTACAGCATTACCTGTCATACACCGAGGAAGCTCTTCTTCCTGTTATGCAGCACCTAGCTAAGAATATAGTAATGGTGAATCGTGGGCTTACAAAGCACATG accatcaAGAACAAGTATGCCACATCTAAGCATGCTAAGATCAGCACTCTAGCCCAGCTGAATTCTGCACTGGTTCAAGATTTAGCCAAGGCTGTGGTCAAGGTGTAA